The Amblyomma americanum isolate KBUSLIRL-KWMA chromosome 6, ASM5285725v1, whole genome shotgun sequence genome has a window encoding:
- the LOC144094690 gene encoding U-scoloptoxin(18)-Er1a-like: MIKVVATVALLVVVVAAVSADEDIGQVPVLPLPKRSLELGAACLVSSECKSRCCATVFADGDQAGSPRQCRRYAESGERCSDEQIKGGTFIGGCPCRIGLCGDNGYCP, translated from the exons ATGATCAAGGTGGTTGCGACCGTTGCCCTGCTGGTAGTCGTCGTCGCTGCGGTGTCGGCCGATGAAGACATCGGGCAGGTCCCCGTACTGCCGCTGCCGAAG CGGAGCTTGGAACTGGGCGCGGCTTGCCTGGTGAGTTCCGAGTGCAAGTCCCGCTGCTGTGCCACCGTGTTCGCCGACGGCGACCAGGCCGGCAGCCCAAGGCAGTGCCGCCGCTACGCAGAATCCGGAGAGCGCTGCAGTGATGAGCAGATCAAGGGCGGTACCTTCATCGGCGGCTGCCCCTGCCGCATCG GCCTCTGCGGAGACAACGGCTACTGTCCATAG